A genomic window from Sphingomonas oryzagri includes:
- a CDS encoding efflux transporter outer membrane subunit: protein MIRRLRGPLATLPALALAACAVGPNYKPPVVQPDAKQPFVEGQASTMLSGQPLPDKWWEMFQDPALDRLIQDAFAYNTDIRVADANLRQARGVLLQQRAGLFPTTTVSGQYSRNRTGVDSLGAQPGAAGAIPAGVDGFDYNLFQAGFDASYEVDIFGRVRRSIEAAKGDEQAARAQLDAARITIAASVAQAYADACGYAAQADVARDTARLQGDTLKLTQRLLDAGRGTRRDVDQAAVTVEQANAQVPQLEAERRAQLYALAALTGRPPAEIDGEAQACHIVPKVKTVIPVGDGATLLARRPDVRAAERTLAADTARIGVATAALFPSVSLLGSVNSTGTKGSQLGTAKSFGFSVGPLIQWNFPNILAAKAQIKQARAGTDASLATFQGTVLTALKETESALARYAAALDQNAALGRAADAADDAAKLSRIRFDSGRDNFLNLLVSEQDRASARSALAQSDQAVADAQVSLFKALGGGWENAPPIANAAPGAVSGNPSVQRGSFAVPVSQKSN, encoded by the coding sequence ATGATCCGCCGCCTTCGTGGCCCGCTGGCCACCCTGCCCGCGCTGGCGCTCGCCGCCTGCGCCGTGGGACCGAACTACAAGCCGCCGGTCGTCCAGCCGGATGCGAAGCAGCCCTTCGTCGAGGGGCAGGCATCCACCATGCTGTCCGGCCAGCCTCTGCCGGACAAATGGTGGGAGATGTTCCAGGATCCGGCGCTCGATCGCCTGATTCAGGACGCCTTCGCCTACAACACCGACATCCGCGTCGCAGATGCCAATCTGCGCCAGGCGCGCGGCGTGCTGCTGCAGCAGCGGGCGGGCCTGTTCCCCACCACCACCGTCTCGGGCCAGTATTCGCGCAACCGCACCGGCGTCGACAGCCTCGGCGCGCAACCCGGCGCGGCGGGCGCGATCCCGGCCGGGGTCGACGGCTTCGACTACAACCTCTTCCAGGCCGGGTTCGACGCCAGCTACGAGGTCGACATCTTCGGCCGCGTCCGCCGTTCGATCGAGGCGGCGAAGGGCGACGAGCAGGCGGCCCGCGCCCAGCTCGACGCGGCGCGGATCACGATCGCCGCGTCGGTGGCGCAAGCCTATGCCGACGCCTGCGGCTATGCGGCGCAGGCCGATGTCGCGCGCGACACGGCGCGGCTGCAGGGCGACACGCTGAAGCTCACCCAGCGGCTGCTCGATGCCGGGCGCGGCACCCGCCGCGATGTCGATCAGGCGGCGGTGACGGTCGAGCAAGCCAATGCGCAGGTGCCCCAGCTCGAAGCCGAGCGGCGCGCCCAGCTCTACGCGCTCGCCGCGCTGACCGGCCGCCCGCCCGCCGAGATCGACGGCGAGGCGCAGGCCTGCCACATCGTGCCCAAGGTGAAGACGGTGATCCCGGTCGGCGACGGCGCCACACTGCTCGCCCGCCGTCCGGACGTGCGCGCCGCCGAGCGGACGCTCGCCGCCGACACCGCGCGGATCGGCGTCGCCACCGCCGCTCTGTTTCCGAGTGTCAGCCTGCTGGGTTCGGTGAACTCCACCGGGACCAAGGGCAGCCAGCTTGGTACGGCCAAGTCGTTCGGCTTCTCGGTCGGCCCGCTGATCCAGTGGAACTTCCCGAACATTCTGGCGGCCAAGGCGCAGATCAAGCAGGCCAGGGCCGGCACCGACGCCTCGCTCGCCACCTTTCAGGGCACGGTCCTGACGGCGCTCAAGGAGACCGAGAGCGCGCTCGCCCGCTATGCCGCGGCGCTCGATCAGAATGCGGCACTCGGCCGTGCGGCGGATGCCGCCGACGATGCCGCCAAGCTTTCGCGCATCCGCTTCGATTCGGGCCGCGACAATTTCCTCAACCTGCTGGTCTCCGAACAGGATCGCGCTTCGGCGCGTTCGGCGCTCGCCCAGTCGGATCAGGCGGTTGCCGACGCGCAGGTTTCGCTGTTCAAGGCGCTGGGCGGCGGCTGGGAGAATGCCCCGCCGATCGCCAATGCGGCGCCCGGCGCGGTGTCCGGCAACCCCTCTGTGCAGCGCGGCAGCTTCGCTGTGCCTGTTTCACAGAAGAGCAATTAA
- a CDS encoding efflux RND transporter permease subunit, whose translation MRFPHFFIERPIFAAVLSILIVIVGAISYPQLPVSQYPQIAPPTVVVTATYPGATAETLADTVAVPIEQQVNGVEGMIYMSSSSVGDGTMTLTISFKQGVDPDQAQVLVQNRVSEAEPRLPQEVRNIGVTVRKNSPDFLMAVAFYSPDHSLSEQYISNYVTLQVTDRIKRIQGVGNTLEIGARDYAMRIWIDPDLAQSRDLTVDEIVAAIQAQNAQVAAGSVGAPPFGKNGGAFQLGVQALGRLTTPEQFGDIILKRGTDGSLTRLRDVARIELGAQDYTTNGYYSGQHATLLGVQQLPGSNALATADAVKAALADSAKSFPPGMAYKIAYHPTDYISASIEEVQHTLYIALILVSIVVLLFLQSWRAAIVPLIAIPISLIGAFAVLEAFGFSLNNLSLFGLVLAIGIVVDDAIVVIENIERLMAEEGLTPREAAHKTMDEVSGALIAIALVLCGVFVPTAFIPGISGQFYQQFALTIVSATAISAFVSLTLSPSLAALLLKPHEHGHEQRVPTGVRGYPARFANGFNRVFDSMSERYGRLTGKLVRRLVLVGIAYVCLIGLAVWRFGATPTGFIPAQDQGYLIGVVQMPPGTSLERTDQVVQQVQSIVLKNPALEGTVAFTGFDGATFTTAPNAAVVFTPLKAKGSRADIDQVTAELRKSLAQVTAGNILLIPPPPVSGIGTGGGWKMEIEDRSGAGYQALEKAAFGMMMGANKAKGIQAAFTTFNTKTPRLFADIDREKAEQIGVPVENIFSTLGTYLGSTYINDFNYLGRTWRVTAQADASFRQQSSDIERLRTRATGGGTVPLAAVLKMENDAGPWRVVRYNLYPSAELQGDTAHGFSSGQSLKTMAGLAQQVLPKGMTFEWTDLAYQQEQAGNTGIYVFGLAVLFVFLLLAAQYESVILPLAVILIVPMCLLAAIVGVGLMRMDNNILTQIGLVVLVGLAAKNAILIVEFARQGEDDGLSHREAAERAAHQRLRPILMTSIAFILGVLPLVISNGPGSEMRKALGVAVFFGMIGVTFFGLMFTPSFYVITKMLGEKVQDKVRGWRRRKPGETVAEGGY comes from the coding sequence ATGCGCTTCCCGCATTTCTTCATCGAACGGCCGATCTTCGCGGCGGTGCTGTCGATCCTGATCGTGATCGTCGGCGCCATCTCCTATCCGCAGCTGCCGGTCTCGCAATATCCGCAGATCGCGCCACCGACCGTGGTGGTGACGGCGACCTATCCCGGCGCCACCGCCGAGACGCTGGCTGACACCGTCGCGGTGCCGATCGAGCAGCAGGTCAACGGCGTCGAGGGCATGATCTACATGTCCTCCTCATCGGTCGGCGACGGCACGATGACGCTCACGATCAGCTTCAAGCAGGGCGTCGATCCCGATCAGGCGCAGGTTCTGGTGCAGAACCGCGTGTCGGAGGCCGAGCCGCGCCTGCCGCAGGAAGTGCGCAATATCGGCGTGACGGTGCGCAAGAATTCGCCCGACTTCCTGATGGCGGTGGCCTTCTATTCGCCCGACCATTCGCTGTCGGAGCAATATATCTCCAACTACGTCACCCTGCAGGTGACCGACCGGATCAAGCGCATCCAGGGCGTCGGCAACACGCTGGAGATCGGCGCGCGCGACTATGCGATGCGTATCTGGATCGATCCGGATCTGGCCCAGTCGCGCGATCTGACGGTCGACGAGATCGTCGCAGCGATCCAGGCGCAGAACGCACAGGTCGCGGCCGGTTCGGTCGGCGCCCCGCCCTTCGGCAAGAATGGCGGCGCCTTCCAGCTCGGCGTGCAGGCGCTCGGCCGCCTGACCACGCCCGAGCAGTTCGGCGACATCATCCTGAAGCGCGGCACCGACGGCAGCCTGACCCGCCTGCGCGACGTCGCGCGGATCGAGCTGGGTGCGCAGGACTACACCACCAACGGCTATTACAGCGGCCAGCATGCCACATTGCTCGGCGTGCAGCAGTTGCCCGGCTCCAACGCGCTCGCCACCGCCGATGCGGTGAAGGCCGCGCTCGCGGACTCGGCCAAGAGCTTCCCGCCGGGCATGGCCTACAAGATCGCCTACCACCCGACCGACTATATCTCGGCCTCGATCGAGGAGGTGCAGCACACGCTCTATATCGCGCTGATCCTCGTCTCGATCGTGGTGTTGCTCTTCCTGCAGAGCTGGCGCGCCGCGATCGTGCCGCTGATCGCGATCCCGATCTCGCTGATCGGTGCGTTCGCGGTGCTCGAGGCGTTCGGGTTCAGCCTCAACAACCTGTCGTTGTTCGGGCTGGTGCTGGCGATCGGCATCGTCGTCGACGACGCCATCGTCGTGATCGAGAATATCGAGCGCCTGATGGCGGAGGAAGGCCTCACCCCGCGCGAGGCCGCGCACAAGACGATGGACGAGGTCTCCGGCGCGCTGATCGCGATCGCCCTGGTGCTGTGCGGCGTGTTCGTGCCGACCGCGTTCATCCCCGGCATTTCGGGCCAGTTCTACCAGCAGTTCGCGCTCACCATCGTGTCGGCCACCGCGATCTCGGCCTTCGTGTCGCTGACGCTGTCGCCGAGCCTCGCCGCATTGCTGCTCAAACCGCACGAGCATGGCCACGAACAGCGCGTGCCGACGGGTGTGCGCGGCTATCCGGCGCGCTTCGCCAACGGGTTCAACCGCGTGTTCGATTCGATGTCGGAGCGTTACGGCCGCCTGACCGGCAAGCTGGTCCGCCGGCTCGTACTGGTCGGCATCGCCTATGTCTGCCTGATCGGTCTTGCGGTGTGGCGCTTCGGCGCGACCCCGACCGGCTTCATCCCCGCGCAGGATCAGGGCTATCTGATCGGCGTCGTCCAGATGCCGCCGGGCACCTCGCTCGAACGGACCGACCAGGTCGTCCAGCAGGTGCAGAGCATCGTGCTCAAGAATCCGGCGCTCGAAGGCACCGTCGCCTTCACCGGCTTCGACGGCGCGACCTTCACGACCGCGCCCAACGCCGCCGTGGTGTTCACGCCGCTCAAGGCCAAGGGCTCGCGCGCCGACATCGATCAGGTGACCGCCGAGCTGCGCAAGTCGCTCGCCCAGGTGACGGCAGGCAACATCCTCCTGATCCCGCCGCCCCCGGTTTCGGGCATCGGCACCGGCGGCGGCTGGAAGATGGAGATCGAGGACCGCAGCGGTGCCGGCTATCAGGCGCTCGAAAAGGCCGCGTTCGGCATGATGATGGGGGCGAACAAGGCCAAGGGCATCCAGGCCGCCTTCACCACCTTCAACACCAAGACGCCGCGCCTGTTCGCCGACATCGATCGCGAGAAGGCCGAGCAGATCGGCGTGCCGGTGGAGAATATCTTCTCGACGCTCGGCACCTATCTGGGCTCCACCTACATCAACGACTTCAACTATCTCGGCCGCACCTGGCGCGTCACCGCGCAGGCGGACGCCAGCTTCCGCCAGCAAAGCTCGGACATCGAGCGGCTGCGGACGCGGGCGACCGGTGGCGGCACCGTGCCGCTGGCGGCCGTGCTGAAGATGGAGAATGACGCCGGCCCGTGGCGCGTGGTCCGCTACAACCTGTATCCGTCCGCGGAACTGCAGGGCGATACCGCGCACGGCTTCTCGTCGGGCCAGTCGCTCAAGACGATGGCGGGCCTCGCCCAGCAGGTGCTGCCCAAGGGCATGACCTTCGAGTGGACCGACCTCGCCTATCAGCAGGAGCAGGCGGGCAATACCGGCATCTACGTGTTCGGTCTGGCCGTGCTGTTCGTCTTCCTGCTGCTCGCCGCGCAGTATGAGAGCGTGATCCTGCCGCTGGCGGTGATCCTGATCGTGCCGATGTGCCTGCTCGCCGCGATCGTCGGCGTGGGGCTGATGAGGATGGACAACAACATCCTGACCCAGATCGGTCTCGTCGTGCTGGTCGGCCTCGCCGCGAAGAACGCCATCCTGATCGTCGAGTTCGCCCGCCAGGGCGAGGATGACGGCCTCAGCCACCGGGAAGCGGCCGAACGCGCCGCCCACCAGCGCCTGCGCCCGATCCTGATGACCTCGATCGCGTTCATCCTCGGCGTGCTGCCGCTGGTGATCTCCAACGGCCCCGGCTCCGAGATGCGCAAGGCGCTCGGCGTGGCGGTGTTCTTCGGAATGATCGGCGTGACCTTCTTCGGCCTGATGTTCACGCCCAGCTTCTACGTGATCACCAAGATGCTCGGCGAGAAGGTGCAGGACAAGGTGCGGGGCTGGCGCCGCAGGAAACCCGGCGAGACTGTCGCCGAGGGAGGCTATTGA
- a CDS encoding efflux RND transporter periplasmic adaptor subunit, with the protein MTRTVATIATFALLAACSKGNQAPPGPPTPHVSVAQPLVRDVVDWDEYVGKFEAPQSVNMSARVTGVVTQILFRNGQDVRAGQPLFVIDPRPFRASLEQAEAQVASARATLTNARSVAARSAELVKVQAVSKEELENNQAQVRTAQASLQAAIAAADNARLNLSFTTVRAPVSGRVSDKRVSLGDQVIANQTLLTTVVSLDPIWFSFDGAESFYLKYLREAQQGQRGSSRSAANPVQIQLSDETGYNWHGRMEFVDNALDPNTGTIRAHAVVANPKHFLTPGMFGRARLLGSGHYQAMLVPDEVITADQSRKLVFVVGRDGKVVQRTVETGPEVQGLRAIRDGLAPTDLVVLDGIAALQPGMAVDAKRTVIKPRAPDTSPSTPAVTVPQASTATTAG; encoded by the coding sequence ATGACCCGCACCGTCGCTACCATCGCTACGTTCGCGCTGCTCGCCGCCTGTTCCAAGGGGAACCAGGCGCCGCCGGGGCCGCCGACTCCGCACGTCTCCGTCGCCCAGCCGCTCGTCCGCGATGTGGTCGACTGGGACGAATATGTCGGCAAGTTCGAGGCTCCGCAGAGCGTCAACATGTCCGCCCGCGTCACCGGCGTGGTGACGCAGATCCTGTTCCGCAACGGGCAGGATGTCCGCGCCGGCCAGCCGCTGTTCGTGATCGATCCGCGCCCGTTCCGCGCCTCGCTGGAGCAGGCGGAGGCGCAGGTCGCCTCGGCGCGCGCGACGCTCACCAACGCCAGGTCCGTCGCTGCCCGCTCGGCCGAACTGGTCAAGGTGCAGGCGGTCAGCAAGGAAGAGCTGGAGAACAACCAGGCGCAGGTCCGCACCGCGCAGGCGAGCCTGCAGGCCGCCATCGCCGCCGCCGACAATGCCCGCCTGAACCTCAGCTTCACCACGGTGCGCGCGCCGGTTTCGGGCCGCGTGTCGGACAAGCGCGTATCGCTGGGCGACCAGGTGATCGCCAACCAGACGCTGCTGACCACGGTCGTTTCGCTCGATCCGATCTGGTTCTCGTTCGATGGTGCCGAGAGCTTCTACCTGAAATATCTGCGCGAAGCGCAGCAGGGGCAGCGCGGATCGTCGCGGTCGGCCGCCAATCCGGTGCAGATCCAGCTGTCCGACGAGACGGGCTATAACTGGCACGGCCGGATGGAGTTCGTCGACAACGCGCTCGATCCCAACACCGGCACGATCCGCGCCCATGCCGTGGTCGCCAATCCCAAGCATTTCCTGACGCCCGGCATGTTCGGCCGCGCCCGCCTGCTCGGCTCGGGCCATTATCAGGCGATGCTGGTGCCCGACGAGGTGATCACCGCCGACCAGTCCCGCAAGCTGGTCTTTGTCGTCGGACGGGACGGGAAGGTGGTGCAACGCACCGTCGAGACCGGGCCGGAGGTGCAGGGCCTGCGCGCGATCCGCGACGGCCTCGCGCCCACGGACCTCGTCGTGCTGGACGGCATCGCCGCTCTCCAGCCCGGCATGGCGGTGGACGCGAAGCGCACGGTGATCAAGCCGCGCGCGCCCGATACCTCGCCTTCCACCCCGGCCGTCACCGTGCCGCAGGCCTCCACCGCCACCACGGCGGGCTGA
- the eda gene encoding bifunctional 4-hydroxy-2-oxoglutarate aldolase/2-dehydro-3-deoxy-phosphogluconate aldolase yields the protein MADVDALMRKAPVIPVLVIDRLEDAVPIAESLVAGGLPLLEVTLRTPVALDAIREMAKVPGAVVGAGTVLNERQLHDAQAAGATFIVSPGLTAPLVKAAAAADIDFLPGVANPADIMTGLDLGLTRFKFFPAEAVGGLKALKAYASVFRDVRFCPTGGITVETAPQWLAEPAVLCVGGSWLVPSGAIDEAAIRQRAEAAAALRG from the coding sequence ATGGCCGATGTCGATGCCCTGATGCGCAAGGCGCCGGTAATTCCGGTACTGGTGATCGATCGGCTGGAGGATGCGGTGCCGATCGCCGAATCGCTCGTCGCTGGCGGCCTGCCGCTGCTGGAGGTGACGCTGCGCACGCCGGTCGCGCTCGATGCGATCCGCGAAATGGCCAAGGTTCCGGGCGCGGTGGTGGGTGCTGGCACGGTGCTCAACGAGCGCCAGCTTCACGATGCGCAGGCGGCGGGCGCGACGTTCATCGTCTCGCCGGGCCTGACTGCGCCGCTGGTGAAGGCGGCGGCGGCCGCGGACATCGATTTCCTCCCCGGCGTCGCCAATCCGGCCGACATCATGACGGGCCTCGATCTCGGCCTGACGCGCTTCAAGTTCTTCCCCGCCGAGGCGGTGGGCGGCCTGAAGGCGCTCAAGGCCTATGCGTCCGTGTTCCGCGACGTGCGCTTCTGCCCGACCGGCGGCATCACCGTCGAGACCGCGCCGCAGTGGCTGGCGGAACCGGCCGTGTTGTGCGTCGGCGGTTCGTGGCTCGTGCCGTCCGGCGCGATCGACGAGGCGGCGATCCGCCAGCGCGCGGAAGCGGCGGCGGCGCTGCGGGGCTAG
- a CDS encoding amino acid permease: protein MSLFGPLKPIEAPPADAAHKLHRTLGWPHLVALGVGAIVGTGILTLIGTGAGLAGPGVILSFLIAGLVCAAAALAYAELATMIPQSGSAYTYSYVAVGETIAWIVGWSLILEYSVVCSTVAVGWSGYFTGFMDGIGWTIPKQLANGPELGGVINLPAVAIIAVVAGLLLVGTRESATLNAILVALKIAALAMFVAVALPHFDAANFHPFFPNGVLPHSGPDPLHPDTLIKLGVLPAASIIFFAFYGFDAVSTAAEEAKNPGRDMTIGIVGSMAACVVIYMVIAATAIGAAPVASFAQSAEPLALILRSFGSTTAAKIFGAVAIIALPTVILAFLFGQTRIFFVMARDRLLPPGLGRVHPKSGVPVAVTIGTAIIVAAIAAFLPLAEIAALANAGTLCAFVAVCVSLVVLRRRDPGRVRAFRVPAAPLVAAIGVIGCLGLFATLPVGTQLRFFAWNAIGLVVYFAYARRRSAVA from the coding sequence ATGAGCCTGTTCGGTCCTCTGAAGCCCATCGAGGCGCCGCCCGCCGACGCCGCGCACAAGCTGCATCGCACGCTCGGCTGGCCGCATCTGGTCGCGCTCGGCGTCGGCGCGATCGTCGGCACCGGCATCCTGACGCTGATCGGCACCGGCGCGGGCCTCGCCGGGCCGGGCGTGATCCTGTCCTTCCTGATCGCAGGCCTCGTCTGCGCCGCCGCCGCGCTCGCTTATGCCGAGCTCGCGACGATGATCCCGCAATCGGGATCGGCCTACACCTATTCCTACGTCGCGGTGGGCGAGACGATCGCGTGGATCGTCGGCTGGAGCCTGATCCTCGAATATTCGGTGGTCTGCTCGACGGTGGCGGTCGGCTGGTCGGGATATTTCACCGGCTTCATGGACGGCATCGGCTGGACCATCCCCAAGCAGCTGGCCAACGGGCCGGAGCTGGGCGGCGTCATCAACCTGCCGGCGGTCGCGATCATCGCGGTGGTGGCGGGTCTGCTGCTGGTCGGCACGCGCGAATCGGCGACGCTCAACGCGATCCTCGTGGCGCTCAAGATCGCGGCGCTGGCGATGTTCGTCGCGGTGGCGCTGCCGCATTTCGACGCGGCCAACTTCCACCCCTTCTTCCCCAACGGCGTGCTGCCCCATTCCGGGCCGGACCCGCTCCATCCGGACACGCTGATCAAGCTCGGCGTGCTGCCGGCGGCCTCGATCATCTTCTTCGCCTTCTACGGCTTCGATGCCGTCTCCACGGCTGCGGAAGAGGCCAAGAATCCCGGCCGCGACATGACGATCGGCATCGTCGGATCGATGGCGGCGTGCGTGGTGATCTACATGGTCATCGCCGCCACCGCGATCGGCGCGGCGCCGGTGGCGAGCTTCGCGCAATCGGCCGAGCCGCTGGCGCTGATCCTCCGATCGTTCGGCAGCACGACCGCCGCCAAGATCTTCGGCGCGGTCGCGATCATCGCGCTGCCGACGGTGATCCTCGCCTTCCTGTTCGGCCAGACGCGCATCTTCTTCGTGATGGCGCGCGACCGCCTGCTGCCCCCTGGCCTCGGCCGCGTTCACCCGAAGAGCGGCGTGCCGGTGGCGGTGACGATCGGCACCGCGATCATCGTGGCGGCGATCGCCGCCTTCCTGCCGCTGGCCGAGATCGCCGCGCTGGCGAACGCCGGCACGCTCTGCGCGTTCGTCGCCGTATGCGTATCGCTGGTGGTGCTGCGCAGGCGGGATCCGGGCCGGGTACGCGCCTTCCGCGTGCCCGCCGCGCCGCTGGTGGCAGCGATCGGCGTGATCGGCTGCCTCGGCCTGTTCGCGACGCTGCCGGTGGGCACGCAGCTACGCTTCTTCGCGTGGAACGCGATCGGGCTGGTCGTCTACTTCGCCTATGCGCGCCGGCGGAGCGCGGTAGCCTAG
- a CDS encoding thymidine kinase produces the protein MAKLYFYYAAMNAGKSTQLLQSAFNYAERGMRTLLFTASVHDRGGHGVIDSRIGLEAQAMAFDPDTDLHAEVSDARQGGAIGCVLIDEAQFLTRPQVLQLARVADEMGVPVLCYGLRTDFRAELFEGSAALLALADVLTEIKTVCNCGAKATMNLRIDERGNAVTSGAQIGIGGNDRYVALCRRHYMERIRG, from the coding sequence ATGGCCAAGCTCTATTTCTATTATGCGGCGATGAACGCCGGCAAATCGACCCAGCTGCTGCAATCCGCCTTCAACTATGCCGAGCGCGGGATGCGGACCCTGCTGTTCACCGCGAGCGTCCACGATCGCGGCGGCCATGGCGTGATCGATTCGCGGATCGGGCTGGAGGCGCAGGCCATGGCCTTCGATCCGGACACCGATCTCCACGCCGAGGTGTCCGACGCGCGGCAGGGCGGCGCGATCGGCTGCGTGCTGATCGACGAGGCGCAGTTCCTCACGCGGCCGCAGGTGCTCCAACTCGCCCGCGTCGCCGACGAGATGGGCGTGCCGGTGCTCTGCTATGGTCTCCGCACCGATTTCCGCGCCGAACTGTTCGAGGGTTCGGCGGCGCTGCTGGCGCTGGCGGACGTGCTTACGGAGATCAAGACGGTCTGCAATTGCGGCGCCAAGGCGACGATGAACCTGCGCATCGACGAGCGCGGAAACGCCGTCACCAGCGGCGCCCAGATCGGTATCGGCGGCAACGACCGCTACGTCGCATTGTGCCGGCGGCATTATATGGAACGCATCCGGGGCTAG
- a CDS encoding retropepsin-like aspartic protease family protein → MRGAVMILGSAMIFGLAVGSGLSRHAPAQPAPATTAAATDDWRTPHASGGTVVIDRGWQGHFFTDGDVAGKSLNFLVDTGATTVALSKAQARFVGVDVDHLNYDRQMQTASGIITAATVTLPRLRIGEIQLMNVQATVLDTPSDIALLGQSFLGRIDTVSIAGDRMTLIKS, encoded by the coding sequence ATGCGCGGCGCGGTGATGATCCTGGGTTCGGCGATGATCTTCGGCCTCGCGGTCGGCAGCGGGCTGTCGCGTCACGCTCCGGCCCAGCCGGCGCCCGCGACCACCGCTGCCGCCACCGACGACTGGCGGACGCCCCACGCCAGCGGCGGCACCGTCGTGATCGATCGCGGCTGGCAGGGGCACTTCTTCACCGACGGCGATGTCGCGGGCAAATCGCTCAACTTCCTCGTCGATACCGGAGCCACAACCGTCGCGCTCAGCAAGGCGCAGGCGCGCTTCGTCGGCGTCGATGTCGATCACCTCAACTACGACCGCCAGATGCAGACCGCATCCGGCATCATCACCGCCGCCACCGTCACCCTGCCCCGCCTGCGCATCGGCGAGATCCAGCTGATGAACGTGCAGGCGACCGTGCTCGACACGCCGAGCGACATCGCGCTGCTCGGCCAGTCCTTCCTCGGTCGGATCGACACCGTGTCGATCGCCGGCGACCGGATGACGCTCATCAAGAGCTGA
- a CDS encoding DUF2239 family protein has product MMKTYTAFAQEMWVASGSCAEIVAALAAMPEMPRADDLLVFDDEDGRQIDFDPRETPEPEAPRGRGRPALGVVAREVTLLPRHWDWLNEQPGGASAALRKLVDAARKAEGDGAGRRNAAYRFLTAMAGDRPGYEEAIRALYADDRPRFETLAAAWPRAIRDYGIGLAWG; this is encoded by the coding sequence ATGATGAAGACCTATACCGCCTTCGCGCAGGAGATGTGGGTGGCGAGCGGCAGCTGCGCCGAGATCGTCGCAGCGCTCGCCGCCATGCCGGAAATGCCGCGCGCCGACGATCTGCTGGTGTTCGACGACGAGGACGGCCGCCAGATCGATTTCGACCCGCGCGAGACGCCCGAGCCGGAGGCGCCGCGCGGGCGTGGCCGCCCTGCCCTCGGCGTCGTCGCGCGCGAGGTGACACTGCTGCCCCGCCACTGGGACTGGCTGAACGAGCAGCCCGGCGGCGCATCGGCGGCCCTCCGCAAGCTGGTCGATGCCGCGCGCAAGGCGGAGGGCGACGGCGCGGGCCGTCGCAATGCCGCCTACCGCTTCCTCACCGCCATGGCCGGCGATCGGCCCGGTTACGAGGAGGCGATCCGCGCGCTCTACGCGGACGACCGTCCGCGCTTCGAAACGCTGGCCGCCGCCTGGCCGCGCGCGATCCGCGATTATGGCATCGGGCTGGCCTGGGGCTGA
- the rbfA gene encoding 30S ribosome-binding factor RbfA — translation MRHNETSEGRSVRLLRVGEQVRHILSEILARGDVHDDVLATHTVSVTEVRMSPDLKHATVFIKSLLGADEEAVIKALRTNTAYLQREVAKRVNLKFAAKLKFLADESFDEGSHIDKLLRRPDVARDISESE, via the coding sequence ATGCGTCACAACGAAACCTCCGAAGGCCGTTCCGTCCGCCTGCTGCGCGTAGGCGAGCAGGTGCGCCACATCCTCTCCGAGATCCTCGCGCGCGGGGATGTGCATGACGACGTGCTCGCCACCCACACCGTCTCGGTGACCGAGGTGCGCATGTCGCCGGACCTCAAGCACGCCACCGTCTTCATCAAGTCGCTGCTCGGCGCGGACGAGGAGGCGGTGATCAAGGCGCTGCGCACCAACACCGCCTATCTCCAGCGCGAGGTCGCCAAGCGCGTGAACCTGAAGTTCGCCGCGAAGCTGAAGTTCCTCGCCGACGAGAGCTTCGACGAAGGCAGCCACATCGACAAGCTGCTCCGCCGCCCCGACGTGGCGCGGGATATTTCCGAGAGCGAATAA